A stretch of Amycolatopsis balhimycina FH 1894 DNA encodes these proteins:
- a CDS encoding immunity 49 family protein, whose product MTDDREETAIVRSVSRHPVDEAAAEQDLKILEPALGKLPMVIERSPHSGGLRLAMTSSLEELGFRLIGDPRAAWLDTWEATVHAMQAGAALFLATSRTEGEIEFRYGEATLRRAAVGPNMYGNATMWLDALWLAMICRERPRIDLLASIPPDLLRASTIEYDEFVYSWVGALQTYWTRGEGLVDQILEAMAGTDPAGLRQLDPDAVLQRYYPPIEMFYHLTQRDDARFNDSLYNALVLHRRYWSTEEEHNSPFGYVALGPLAIACLARDAGVTIEVESEYLPANLLAGSWVGEHST is encoded by the coding sequence ATGACCGACGACAGGGAAGAGACCGCAATCGTGCGCAGCGTCAGCAGGCACCCGGTCGACGAGGCCGCGGCCGAACAGGACCTCAAGATCCTCGAGCCCGCGCTCGGGAAACTCCCGATGGTGATCGAGCGGAGCCCGCACTCGGGTGGCCTGCGCCTCGCGATGACCAGCTCGCTCGAAGAGCTGGGGTTCCGCCTGATCGGCGATCCACGGGCGGCCTGGCTCGACACCTGGGAGGCCACCGTGCACGCCATGCAGGCGGGCGCGGCCCTGTTCCTCGCGACGAGCCGGACCGAGGGCGAAATCGAGTTCCGGTACGGCGAAGCCACCCTCCGCCGGGCCGCGGTCGGGCCGAACATGTACGGCAACGCGACGATGTGGCTGGACGCGCTGTGGCTGGCCATGATCTGCCGCGAGCGGCCGCGCATCGACCTGCTCGCATCGATCCCGCCGGACCTGCTGCGGGCGTCCACGATCGAGTACGACGAGTTCGTCTACTCGTGGGTGGGTGCGCTGCAGACGTACTGGACGCGGGGCGAAGGCCTCGTCGACCAGATCCTGGAGGCGATGGCGGGCACCGACCCGGCCGGGCTCCGGCAGCTCGACCCCGACGCCGTCCTCCAGCGCTACTACCCGCCGATCGAGATGTTCTACCACCTCACCCAGCGGGACGACGCCAGGTTCAACGACTCGCTCTACAACGCCCTGGTGCTGCACCGGCGCTACTGGTCCACGGAAGAGGAGCACAACAGCCCCTTCGGGTACGTCGCGTTGGGGCCGCTGGCCATCGCGTGCCTGGCCCGCGACGCGGGCGTCACCATCGAGGTCGAGTCGGAGTACCTGCCCGCGAACCTCCTCGCCGGCTCGTGGGTCGGCGAGCACTCGACGTGA
- the ilvA gene encoding threonine ammonia-lyase — translation MELVTLERIRAARELLNGVTRVTPMEHARDLRKLHGGPVHLKCENLQRTGSFKIRGAYTRIHGLTEDERERGVVAASAGNHAQGVALASSLLGIRSTVFMPLRAPLPKLAATRGYGADVHLHGALLEETLAAAIEFGERTGAVFIHPFDHPDVIAGQGTVGLEILEQVPGVKTVLVATGGGGLVGGVASAVKAVRPDVRVVGVQAEEAAAYPPSLAAGAPVRLGQTATMADGIAVGEPGLVSFAHVESLVDDVVTVTEQFLSRAVLLCLERRKLVVEPAGAAPVAALLQHVGAFEPPVVAVLSGGNVDPVLLLRIIQHGMTAGGRYLRLKLRVPDRPGSLVGVLSCVSELGANVLDVEHSRISGTLDLGEADVELALETRGPEHCKEVEVALTNAGYTVV, via the coding sequence ATGGAACTCGTCACCCTCGAGCGGATCCGCGCCGCCCGGGAACTCCTCAACGGAGTGACCCGGGTGACGCCGATGGAGCACGCGCGCGACCTGCGCAAGCTCCACGGCGGCCCGGTGCACCTGAAGTGCGAAAACCTGCAGCGCACGGGGTCGTTCAAGATCCGCGGTGCCTACACCCGCATCCACGGCCTCACCGAGGACGAACGCGAGCGCGGTGTCGTCGCGGCCAGTGCCGGCAACCACGCGCAGGGCGTCGCGCTGGCCTCTTCGCTGCTCGGTATCCGGTCCACCGTCTTCATGCCGCTGCGGGCCCCGCTGCCGAAGCTCGCCGCGACCCGCGGGTACGGCGCCGACGTCCACCTGCACGGCGCGCTGCTGGAGGAGACCCTCGCCGCGGCGATCGAGTTCGGCGAGCGGACCGGGGCGGTGTTCATCCACCCCTTCGACCACCCGGACGTCATCGCCGGCCAGGGCACGGTCGGTCTCGAGATCCTCGAGCAGGTGCCGGGGGTGAAGACGGTCCTGGTCGCCACCGGCGGCGGCGGGCTGGTCGGCGGGGTCGCGTCGGCGGTGAAGGCGGTGCGCCCGGACGTCCGCGTGGTCGGCGTCCAAGCCGAGGAGGCCGCGGCGTACCCGCCGTCGCTGGCCGCGGGCGCGCCGGTGCGGCTCGGCCAGACCGCGACCATGGCCGACGGGATCGCCGTCGGCGAGCCCGGCCTGGTCAGCTTCGCCCACGTCGAGTCGCTGGTCGACGACGTCGTGACGGTGACCGAGCAGTTCCTGTCCCGCGCGGTGCTGCTCTGCCTGGAGCGGCGGAAGCTGGTCGTCGAGCCGGCCGGGGCCGCACCGGTCGCCGCGCTGCTGCAGCACGTGGGCGCCTTCGAGCCGCCGGTCGTGGCCGTCCTCTCCGGCGGCAACGTCGACCCGGTGCTGCTCCTGCGGATCATCCAGCACGGCATGACGGCGGGCGGCCGCTACCTGCGCCTGAAGCTGCGGGTCCCGGACCGGCCCGGCTCCCTGGTCGGCGTGCTGTCCTGCGTCAGCGAACTGGGCGCGAACGTGCTCGACGTCGAGCACTCGCGCATCTCCGGCACCCTCGACCTCGGTGAGGCCGACGTCGAGCTCGCCCTGGAAACCCGCGGCCCGGAGCACTGCAAGGAGGTCGAGGTCGCGCTGACGAACGCGGGCTACACCGTGGTTTGA
- a CDS encoding cystathionine gamma-synthase, producing the protein MVDDYSVLGFETRAIHAGQKPDPRTGAVIVPIYQTSTYAQDGVGGTREGDYEYSRTANPTRSALEEALASLEGGRHALAFASGMAASDVVLRSTLRPGDHLVLGNDAYGGTFRLIDKVLSLWGVEHTVADLADLDEVRAAIRPETKLIWCESPTNPMLGIADIAALAGVAHDAGARLVVDNTFATPYLQNPLSLGADVVLHSTTKYLGGHSDVVGGAVVTDEDELREQLFYLRNAAGAVPGPFDAWLTLRGIKTLALRMERHSDNAELIVQALVKHPKVAKVYYPGLPEHPGHETAAKQMSRFGGMVSFSHADGEEAALEVASRTKLFILAESLGGIESLIEHPGKMTHASTAGSTLQVPADLLRLSVGIEDGRDLVADLLAALG; encoded by the coding sequence ATGGTGGACGACTACTCCGTACTGGGTTTCGAGACGCGCGCGATCCACGCCGGTCAGAAGCCCGACCCGCGCACCGGCGCGGTGATCGTGCCGATCTACCAGACCTCGACCTACGCGCAGGACGGCGTGGGCGGGACCCGCGAGGGCGACTACGAGTACTCGCGCACCGCGAACCCGACCCGTTCGGCGCTGGAGGAGGCGCTGGCCTCGCTGGAAGGCGGCCGGCACGCGCTGGCCTTCGCGTCCGGCATGGCGGCCTCCGACGTGGTGCTGCGCAGTACCCTCCGCCCCGGCGACCACCTCGTGCTCGGCAACGACGCGTACGGCGGCACGTTCCGCCTGATCGACAAGGTGCTCAGCCTGTGGGGCGTCGAGCACACCGTCGCCGACCTCGCCGACCTTGACGAGGTGCGCGCGGCCATCCGGCCCGAGACCAAGCTGATCTGGTGCGAGTCGCCGACCAACCCGATGCTCGGCATCGCCGACATCGCCGCGCTGGCCGGGGTCGCGCACGATGCCGGCGCCCGCCTGGTGGTCGACAACACCTTCGCGACGCCGTACCTGCAGAACCCGCTCTCCCTGGGCGCGGACGTCGTGCTGCACTCGACGACGAAGTACCTCGGCGGCCACTCCGACGTCGTCGGCGGCGCGGTGGTCACCGACGAGGACGAACTGCGCGAGCAGTTGTTCTACCTGCGCAACGCCGCGGGCGCGGTGCCCGGCCCGTTCGACGCCTGGCTGACCCTGCGCGGTATCAAGACGCTCGCCCTGCGGATGGAGCGCCACAGCGACAACGCCGAGCTCATCGTGCAGGCGCTGGTCAAGCACCCCAAGGTGGCGAAGGTCTACTACCCGGGCCTCCCGGAGCACCCGGGGCACGAGACGGCGGCGAAGCAGATGAGCCGCTTCGGTGGGATGGTCTCGTTCAGCCACGCGGACGGCGAGGAGGCGGCGCTGGAGGTGGCGTCGCGCACGAAGCTGTTCATCCTCGCCGAGTCGCTCGGCGGCATCGAGTCGCTGATCGAGCACCCGGGCAAGATGACCCACGCGAGCACGGCGGGCTCGACCCTCCAGGTCCCGGCCGACCTGCTGCGCCTCTCGGTCGGCATCGAGGACGGCCGCGACCTGGTCGCGGACCTGCTGGCCGCCCTGGGCTGA
- a CDS encoding cystathionine beta-synthase: MEYAEHIADLVGNTPLVKLNSLTQGLKPLVLAKVEYLNPGGSVKDRIALRMIEAAERSGELRPGGTIVEPTSGNTGVGLAMVAQRKGYQCVFVCPDKVSEDKRNVLKAYGARVVVCPTAVPPEHPDSYYNVSDRLVREIDGAWKPNQYANPQNPESHYLSTGPELWKQTDGKITHFVAGVGTGGTISGTGKYLKEVSDGAVRVVGADPEGSVYSGGSGRPYLVEGVGEDFWPDTYDRNVADEIIAVSDADSFDTTRRLALEEGLLVGGSCGMAVAAALKLAERLTEDDIVVVLLPDGGRGYLTKVFNDTWMSSYGFLPPDSSGATVADVLTKKSGSLPSLVHSHPNETVAEAIAILAEFDVSQMPVVSAEPPVMAAEVVGAVNERDLLDALFTGKAQLADRLERHMSPPLPTIGGSEQVSAAMKALEGADGALVLVDGKPAGVVTRHDLLGFLAGR; this comes from the coding sequence GTGGAGTACGCAGAGCACATCGCAGACCTCGTGGGCAACACCCCCCTGGTCAAGCTGAACTCGTTGACCCAGGGGCTCAAGCCGCTCGTGCTGGCCAAGGTCGAGTACCTGAACCCGGGTGGCTCGGTCAAGGACCGGATCGCGCTGCGCATGATCGAAGCGGCGGAGCGCTCCGGCGAGCTGCGTCCCGGCGGCACGATCGTGGAACCGACGTCCGGCAACACCGGCGTGGGCCTGGCCATGGTCGCCCAGCGCAAGGGCTACCAGTGCGTGTTCGTCTGCCCGGACAAGGTCAGCGAAGACAAGCGCAACGTGCTCAAGGCGTACGGCGCCCGCGTCGTGGTGTGCCCGACGGCGGTACCGCCCGAGCACCCCGACTCCTATTACAACGTCTCCGACCGGCTGGTCCGCGAGATCGACGGCGCCTGGAAGCCCAACCAGTACGCCAACCCGCAGAACCCCGAGAGCCACTACCTCTCCACCGGCCCCGAGCTGTGGAAGCAGACGGACGGGAAGATCACCCACTTCGTCGCGGGCGTCGGCACCGGCGGCACGATCTCCGGCACCGGCAAGTACCTCAAGGAGGTCAGCGACGGCGCCGTGCGGGTGGTCGGCGCCGACCCGGAGGGCTCGGTCTACTCCGGCGGCAGCGGGCGCCCGTACCTGGTCGAAGGCGTCGGCGAGGACTTCTGGCCGGACACCTACGACCGGAACGTCGCCGACGAGATCATCGCCGTCTCCGACGCCGACTCCTTCGACACCACGCGGCGGCTCGCGCTCGAGGAGGGCCTGCTGGTCGGCGGCTCCTGCGGGATGGCCGTCGCCGCCGCGCTGAAGCTCGCCGAGCGGCTCACCGAGGACGACATCGTGGTCGTGCTGCTGCCCGACGGCGGCCGCGGCTACCTGACGAAGGTGTTCAACGACACCTGGATGTCCTCCTACGGCTTCCTGCCGCCGGACTCCTCGGGCGCGACGGTCGCCGACGTGCTCACGAAGAAGAGCGGTTCGCTGCCGTCCCTGGTGCACTCGCACCCGAACGAGACGGTCGCCGAGGCCATCGCGATCCTGGCCGAGTTCGACGTCAGCCAGATGCCCGTGGTCAGCGCGGAGCCGCCGGTGATGGCCGCCGAGGTCGTCGGCGCGGTCAACGAGCGCGACCTGCTCGACGCGCTGTTCACCGGCAAGGCGCAGCTGGCCGACCGGCTCGAGCGGCACATGTCCCCGCCGCTGCCGACGATCGGCGGCAGCGAGCAGGTGAGTGCCGCGATGAAGGCCCTGGAAGGCGCCGACGGCGCGCTCGTACTGGTCGACGGCAAGCCGGCCGGGGTCGTCACGCGGCACGACCTCCTGGGATTCCTGGCCGGTCGCTGA
- a CDS encoding pentapeptide repeat-containing protein: MGTENGVLRTRTILLWGAGLLVIAAVAATALLTLLGGGRPEDAARLDALKTAANIVVGTGGAAALLLAARRQRSAELDLVQKDHDATERRVTEIYGKAADQLGSDKAPVRLAGLYALERLAGGYEEHRQTIVNVLCAYLRMPFENREENLEELQVRKTAQRILLLHLRPGPAGNPNDGFWPDIDLDFSGATLVAFTLTHCSIRSITCYGTRFSGLAAFRGTEFRTKADFNKAHFQDRADFRGTIFIGGCESFNDAVFAGPADFGTKSAARLAGAEAVPGFPRTWPPGWEERPIADRPDRVRLARKDEPGQPAGR, from the coding sequence GTGGGGACCGAAAACGGCGTGCTGCGGACCAGGACGATCCTCCTGTGGGGAGCCGGGTTGCTGGTGATCGCCGCCGTGGCCGCCACCGCGTTGCTGACGCTCCTCGGTGGCGGCCGGCCGGAGGACGCCGCCCGGCTGGACGCGCTGAAGACCGCCGCCAACATCGTCGTCGGCACCGGGGGCGCCGCCGCCCTGCTGCTCGCGGCGCGGCGGCAGCGCTCGGCCGAGCTGGACCTCGTGCAGAAGGACCACGACGCCACCGAGCGCCGGGTCACCGAGATCTACGGCAAGGCCGCCGACCAGCTCGGCAGCGACAAGGCGCCCGTCCGCCTCGCCGGCCTGTACGCCCTCGAACGGCTCGCCGGCGGGTACGAAGAGCACCGGCAGACGATCGTCAACGTCCTCTGCGCCTACCTGCGGATGCCGTTCGAGAACCGCGAGGAGAACCTCGAGGAGCTGCAGGTCCGCAAGACCGCCCAGCGCATCCTGCTGCTGCACCTGCGTCCCGGGCCCGCCGGGAACCCGAACGACGGCTTCTGGCCGGACATCGACCTCGACTTCTCCGGCGCGACGCTCGTGGCGTTCACCCTCACCCACTGCTCGATCCGGTCGATCACCTGCTACGGGACGCGGTTCTCCGGACTGGCGGCGTTCCGCGGCACCGAATTCCGTACCAAGGCCGATTTCAACAAGGCGCACTTCCAGGATCGCGCCGATTTCCGCGGAACGATTTTCATCGGCGGGTGCGAATCCTTCAACGACGCCGTTTTCGCTGGTCCGGCCGATTTCGGGACGAAGTCCGCCGCCCGGCTCGCCGGCGCCGAAGCGGTGCCGGGATTTCCCCGGACCTGGCCGCCGGGCTGGGAAGAACGGCCGATCGCCGACCGGCCGGACCGCGTGCGATTGGCACGAAAGGATGAACCGGGGCAACCGGCGGGCCGATAG
- a CDS encoding acetyl-CoA C-acetyltransferase, giving the protein MPEAVIVSTARSPIGRANKGSLVSMRPDDLTVQMVQAALAKVPQLDPADIDDLMLGCGLPGGESGFNMGRAVAVELGYDHLPGCTITRYCSSSLQTTRMAFHAIKAGEGDVFISAGVETVSRFGKGSSDSWPDTHNPLFADAEARTKATAESGTGTWTDPRTEGNVPDVYIAMGQTAENLARQKGVTREEMDEFGVRSQNLAEKAIADGFWAKDITPVTLPDGTVVSKDDGPRAGVTVEGVSGLKPVFRPDGRVTAGNCCALNDGAAALVVMSDTKARELGLTPLARIVSTGVTGLSPEIMGYGPVEASKQALSRAGLSIGDIDLVEINEAFAAQVIPSYRDLGIDLDRLNVNGGAIAVGHPFGMTGARITSTLINSLQHHDKQFGLETMCVGGGQGMALILERLS; this is encoded by the coding sequence ATGCCCGAAGCCGTCATCGTCTCCACCGCGCGCTCCCCGATCGGGCGCGCCAACAAGGGCTCGCTGGTCAGCATGCGGCCCGACGACCTGACCGTGCAGATGGTCCAGGCGGCGCTGGCCAAGGTGCCGCAGCTGGACCCCGCCGACATCGACGACCTGATGCTGGGCTGCGGCCTCCCCGGCGGCGAGTCCGGGTTCAACATGGGCCGCGCGGTCGCCGTCGAACTGGGCTACGACCACCTGCCCGGCTGCACCATCACCCGGTACTGCTCGTCCAGCTTGCAGACCACCCGGATGGCGTTCCACGCGATCAAGGCCGGCGAGGGCGACGTCTTCATCTCGGCCGGCGTCGAGACCGTCTCGCGGTTCGGCAAGGGCAGCTCGGACTCCTGGCCCGACACGCACAACCCGCTGTTCGCCGACGCCGAGGCGCGCACCAAGGCGACCGCCGAGTCCGGCACCGGCACCTGGACCGACCCGCGCACCGAGGGCAACGTCCCGGACGTCTACATCGCGATGGGCCAGACCGCGGAGAACCTGGCGCGGCAGAAGGGCGTCACGCGCGAGGAGATGGACGAGTTCGGCGTCCGCTCGCAGAACCTGGCCGAGAAGGCCATCGCGGACGGCTTCTGGGCCAAGGACATCACCCCGGTGACGCTGCCGGACGGCACGGTCGTCTCGAAGGACGACGGCCCGCGCGCCGGCGTCACCGTCGAGGGCGTCTCCGGGCTCAAGCCGGTGTTCCGCCCGGACGGCCGGGTCACGGCGGGCAACTGCTGCGCGCTCAACGACGGCGCGGCGGCGCTGGTCGTCATGTCCGACACGAAGGCGCGTGAGCTGGGCCTGACGCCGCTGGCGCGGATCGTCTCCACCGGCGTCACCGGGCTTTCGCCGGAGATCATGGGCTACGGCCCGGTCGAGGCGTCCAAGCAGGCGCTCTCGCGCGCTGGGCTGTCGATCGGCGACATCGACCTGGTCGAGATCAACGAGGCGTTCGCGGCGCAGGTCATCCCGTCCTACCGGGACCTGGGCATCGACCTGGACCGGCTGAACGTCAACGGCGGCGCGATCGCGGTCGGCCACCCGTTCGGCATGACCGGCGCCCGGATCACCTCGACGCTGATCAACTCGCTGCAGCACCACGACAAGCAGTTCGGCCTCGAGACGATGTGCGTCGGCGGCGGCCAGGGCATGGCGCTGATCCTGGAACGCCTTTCCTGA
- a CDS encoding LppU/SCO3897 family protein encodes MSVPPPAPGGQQPVGQPDPYGPPPGGQPPQQPYGQPQQPYGQPQQPYGQPGAYGQPPQGQPGQPGPYGPPPGQFPPGQGFAPGQPGFPPAPPAPPKKSKARLIGGAIAIVVVIAGGIFVAVNILQSPATSNAGDCLTITEFTRGGDDPAKADCNDPKANVKIAKKLDSSSEDCPGGPDAGYDTYSVSGRRSSSYKLCLMINAKQGDCLANFTSTTKGYVKVPCTDPSKDGELVKVVTGQADKNVCEGTDATRVAVYPEPATTMCVKTNER; translated from the coding sequence GTGAGCGTTCCCCCTCCGGCCCCCGGGGGCCAGCAGCCGGTGGGTCAGCCCGATCCCTACGGTCCGCCGCCGGGCGGTCAGCCGCCGCAGCAGCCGTACGGCCAGCCGCAGCAGCCGTATGGTCAGCCGCAGCAGCCGTACGGCCAGCCGGGTGCCTACGGCCAGCCGCCGCAGGGCCAGCCCGGACAGCCTGGACCGTACGGTCCGCCGCCGGGGCAGTTCCCACCCGGTCAGGGGTTCGCTCCCGGCCAGCCGGGCTTCCCGCCCGCGCCGCCGGCTCCGCCGAAGAAGTCGAAGGCCCGGCTGATCGGCGGCGCGATCGCGATCGTCGTGGTGATCGCGGGCGGCATCTTCGTGGCCGTGAACATCCTCCAGTCGCCTGCCACCTCCAACGCCGGTGACTGCCTGACGATCACCGAGTTCACCCGGGGCGGCGACGACCCGGCGAAGGCCGACTGCAACGACCCGAAGGCCAACGTCAAGATCGCGAAGAAGCTGGACAGCTCCTCCGAGGACTGCCCCGGTGGTCCCGACGCGGGCTACGACACCTACTCGGTCAGCGGGCGTCGCAGCTCCTCCTACAAGCTGTGCCTGATGATCAACGCGAAGCAGGGCGACTGCCTGGCGAACTTCACGTCCACGACCAAGGGCTACGTGAAGGTCCCGTGCACCGACCCCAGCAAGGACGGCGAGCTGGTCAAGGTCGTCACCGGCCAGGCGGACAAGAACGTCTGCGAGGGCACCGACGCCACGCGCGTCGCGGTCTACCCCGAGCCGGCGACGACGATGTGCGTCAAGACGAACGAACGGTAA
- a CDS encoding Bax inhibitor-1/YccA family protein, producing the protein MRSSSNPAFRNLPGGGTQTYGQYGPPVGFNQPQGGVPGYGPGRAASGEGDRPMTVDDVVVKTGLSLGTALLFGVITAIWAQAQLAETGRLSGALIGAMLGGLIVGLVISLVIIFRQKPSGALTLTYSAAEGLFLGALSGVFEVIYPGIALQAIIGTVGVFIGMLVVYKTGAVKVTPKLTKWIVGAVVGVAILMLFNLISSFAFGFNPLRDGSPLAIAFSILCIGIAAFSFLLDFDQADRMIREGMPSKWAWYTAFGLMTTLVWLYLEILRLLSYLRD; encoded by the coding sequence GTGCGTTCCAGTAGCAACCCGGCGTTCCGCAACCTGCCCGGCGGCGGAACCCAGACCTATGGGCAGTACGGGCCCCCGGTGGGCTTCAACCAACCTCAGGGCGGTGTGCCCGGGTACGGCCCCGGCCGGGCCGCCTCCGGCGAGGGCGATCGCCCGATGACCGTCGACGACGTCGTCGTCAAGACGGGGCTGTCGCTCGGCACCGCGCTGCTGTTCGGGGTGATCACGGCGATCTGGGCGCAGGCCCAGCTGGCCGAGACCGGCCGGCTGTCCGGCGCGCTCATCGGCGCGATGCTCGGCGGCCTGATCGTCGGGCTCGTCATCTCGCTGGTGATCATCTTCCGCCAGAAGCCCAGCGGCGCGCTGACGCTGACGTACTCGGCCGCCGAAGGCCTGTTCCTCGGTGCGCTGAGCGGCGTGTTCGAGGTGATCTACCCCGGTATCGCGCTGCAGGCGATCATCGGCACCGTGGGTGTCTTCATCGGCATGCTGGTGGTCTACAAGACCGGCGCGGTCAAGGTCACGCCCAAGCTGACCAAGTGGATCGTCGGCGCCGTCGTCGGCGTCGCGATCCTGATGCTGTTCAACCTGATCAGCTCGTTCGCCTTCGGCTTCAACCCGCTGCGCGACGGCAGTCCGCTCGCGATCGCCTTCAGCATTCTCTGCATCGGCATCGCGGCGTTCAGCTTCCTGCTCGACTTCGACCAGGCCGATCGGATGATCCGCGAGGGCATGCCGTCGAAGTGGGCCTGGTACACCGCGTTCGGCCTGATGACGACGCTGGTCTGGCTGTACCTGGAGATCCTGCGGCTGCTCTCGTACCTACGCGACTGA
- a CDS encoding MSCRAMM family protein has product MGWSPRPRAGVRALTGLLAAALLGTLSMTAGAPAASAASQEGIGHDVGGQDGFGTVWLGSYVVGGQQVFCVSFLLKAPNTDEQYKPGDELLTKWGTKLPADQAANISYLLLRYGDTKNPDEATALAHLLHSWTAAPRTPDDLEPTLPKDKIAYDAPAHLKYMRDHDMQAAADAVERLKTDAETNRGPWTASVTTPKGAQHLGEAAEWTATVKNAHGKGVPGVAVKLTATAAALDGEKADSAAGNASPQAAAKEVTLKTGADGTVKVKLTPTGDQPKLVASLSAPADRPYVRLPIDTTVQRVVSTGGEKELTARGVVNVAKPGKVQVTKTDANTGKGVGGAVLRITGKDKTSAALGQDGKPLTGADGKPAVVTTDGKTGGVTVENLRAPQEICVVEASPPPGYTNAYDPQSPPSACGTVKPGETLALTVTNKPNEVPRAIPAGDQPVARAQGVVETSYSVPGLAGLGLLVLLAAGLIGFAARRASRR; this is encoded by the coding sequence ATGGGGTGGTCACCACGCCCGCGCGCGGGTGTTCGCGCGCTCACCGGACTCCTCGCCGCCGCTCTGCTCGGCACGCTTTCCATGACGGCTGGAGCGCCCGCTGCCTCGGCGGCGAGCCAAGAAGGCATCGGGCACGACGTCGGGGGCCAGGACGGCTTCGGCACGGTCTGGCTGGGGTCGTACGTCGTCGGCGGGCAGCAGGTGTTCTGCGTGAGCTTCCTGCTGAAGGCGCCGAACACCGATGAGCAGTACAAGCCCGGCGACGAGTTGCTGACGAAGTGGGGCACGAAGCTGCCCGCCGACCAAGCCGCGAACATCTCCTACCTGCTGCTGCGCTACGGCGACACCAAGAACCCGGACGAGGCGACCGCGCTCGCGCACCTGCTGCACTCGTGGACCGCGGCGCCCCGCACCCCGGACGACCTCGAGCCGACCCTGCCCAAGGACAAGATCGCCTACGACGCGCCGGCGCACCTCAAGTACATGCGCGACCACGACATGCAGGCCGCGGCCGACGCCGTCGAGCGGCTGAAGACGGACGCCGAAACCAACCGCGGGCCGTGGACCGCTTCGGTCACCACGCCGAAGGGCGCCCAGCACCTCGGCGAAGCGGCCGAGTGGACCGCCACCGTGAAGAACGCCCACGGCAAGGGCGTCCCGGGCGTCGCGGTGAAACTGACGGCGACCGCCGCCGCCCTCGACGGTGAGAAGGCGGACAGCGCCGCGGGCAACGCGAGCCCGCAGGCCGCCGCGAAGGAGGTCACGCTGAAGACCGGCGCCGACGGCACCGTGAAGGTGAAGCTGACTCCGACCGGCGACCAGCCGAAGCTGGTGGCCTCGCTGTCCGCGCCGGCCGACCGGCCCTATGTCCGGCTGCCGATCGACACCACCGTGCAGCGCGTGGTCTCCACCGGCGGGGAGAAGGAACTGACCGCCCGTGGCGTCGTCAACGTCGCGAAGCCCGGCAAGGTCCAGGTGACCAAGACGGACGCGAACACGGGCAAGGGCGTCGGCGGCGCCGTCCTGCGGATCACCGGCAAGGACAAGACGTCCGCGGCGCTCGGCCAGGACGGCAAGCCGCTCACCGGGGCCGACGGCAAGCCCGCCGTCGTCACCACCGACGGCAAGACCGGGGGCGTGACGGTCGAAAACCTCCGCGCCCCGCAGGAGATCTGCGTCGTCGAGGCAAGCCCGCCGCCGGGTTACACGAACGCCTACGACCCGCAGAGCCCGCCGTCGGCGTGCGGCACCGTGAAGCCGGGCGAGACGCTCGCCCTGACCGTGACGAACAAGCCGAACGAGGTCCCGCGCGCGATCCCCGCCGGCGACCAGCCGGTGGCACGGGCGCAGGGGGTTGTCGAGACGAGCTACTCCGTGCCGGGCCTGGCCGGGCTCGGCCTGCTCGTGCTGCTGGCGGCCGGGCTGATCGGCTTCGCCGCACGGCGGGCGTCCCGGCGGTAA
- a CDS encoding class F sortase, with translation MANHGDDWQGEDWFVDEWHRGIGWAAVEDEPPGGHREPPARKPGRGRLLAGFALGAAAVLAVQFGPTVLTAPPVAVVTGTALPAAGAAGAAAPVPSPSPTATASAPGAAPAAQTPSSAAAAPATPPPQRPGTVRLPAGGTATLVRKDLGPGGELPVPTDLGQATWWGASLDAAGGASVFAGHVNWRGATGPFAELWDARIGTEVTIVDSAGKTWRYRISQLVTVHKSDLPARADYLFGPSGPHRVVLVTCGGRWVGGSDGYEENRVVIADPT, from the coding sequence GTGGCGAACCACGGCGACGACTGGCAGGGCGAGGACTGGTTCGTCGACGAATGGCACCGGGGCATCGGCTGGGCGGCCGTCGAAGACGAGCCGCCCGGCGGCCATCGGGAGCCACCCGCCCGCAAGCCCGGCCGGGGCCGGCTGCTCGCCGGCTTCGCCCTCGGCGCGGCGGCGGTACTCGCGGTGCAGTTCGGCCCCACCGTGCTCACCGCGCCGCCGGTGGCCGTCGTGACCGGCACGGCGCTGCCCGCCGCCGGTGCCGCCGGAGCCGCGGCCCCGGTGCCGTCGCCATCCCCGACGGCCACCGCTTCCGCGCCTGGAGCCGCTCCCGCCGCCCAGACGCCGTCGTCAGCGGCGGCCGCGCCGGCGACCCCGCCGCCGCAGCGGCCCGGCACCGTCCGGCTGCCCGCCGGCGGGACGGCGACGCTGGTGCGCAAGGACCTCGGCCCGGGTGGCGAGCTGCCGGTGCCCACCGACCTCGGCCAGGCGACGTGGTGGGGCGCGTCACTCGACGCGGCGGGCGGGGCGAGCGTGTTCGCCGGCCACGTGAACTGGCGGGGCGCGACCGGGCCGTTCGCCGAGCTGTGGGACGCCAGGATCGGCACCGAAGTGACCATTGTGGACAGTGCGGGAAAGACGTGGCGGTACCGGATATCGCAGCTGGTCACGGTGCACAAGAGCGACTTGCCTGCCCGCGCCGACTACCTGTTCGGCCCGTCCGGCCCGCACCGCGTGGTGCTGGTGACGTGCGGCGGCCGCTGGGTCGGCGGATCGGACGGCTACGAGGAGAACCGCGTCGTCATCGCGGACCCGACCTAA